The Vulpes lagopus strain Blue_001 chromosome 6, ASM1834538v1, whole genome shotgun sequence genome has a segment encoding these proteins:
- the LOC121492580 gene encoding histone H2B type 2-E1-like codes for MVIQGMRKAHPWYLRVFRPFHRFRVEAIQEPSSSLTTSASCHLVILPEFEFFCFLLHGQQPQSRGRRGRGSGDKKSKKRSRRKETYSMYIYKVLKQVHPDIGISSKAMSIMNSFVNDVFERLAGEAAQAARLAQYSGRTTLTSREVQTAVRLLLPGELAKHAVSEGTKAITKYTSSK; via the exons ATGGTGATTCAGGGAATGAGAAAGGCCCACCCATGGTATCTGCGTGTCTTCAGACCTTTTCACAGGTTCCGAGTGGAAGCAATCCAAGAGCCCTCCTCTTCCCTGACCACCAGTGCCTCCTGCCATCTT GTAATATTGCCTGagtttgagtttttttgttttttgctgcaTGGGCAGCAGCCGCAGTCCAGGGGCCGCAGGGGCCGTGGTTCTGGCGATAAGAAGTCCAAAAAGCGTAGCCGGCGCAAGGAAACCTACTCGATGTATATCTACAAGGTGCTAAAGCAGGTGCACCCGGACATCGGCATCTCTTCCAAGGCCATGAGCATCATGAACTCATTTGTGAACGATGTGTTCGAACGGCTGGCTGGCGAGGCTGCCCAGGCTGCCCGGCTGGCCCAGTACTCGGGCCGGACCACACTGACATCCCGGGAGGTCCAGACAGCGGTGCGTCTGCTGCTGCCCGGAGAGCTGGCCAAGCATGCTGTATCTGAGGGCACCAAGGCCATCACCAAGTACACCAGCTCCAAGTGA